The genomic window CCTGCGGCTAGTAGCACGGTAAGGCAGGTTATAAAGCTTCAGCAGGGGATAGCGCAGGAAAAGGCAAAGGAGATTGCTAAGATTATCAAGGATTCAAAGATGAAGGTTCAGGCAGAGATTCAGAAAGACCAGCTCCGCATCCGCGCCAAAAAGATAGACGACCTGCAATTAGTCATTACAATGCTCAAAGGTAAAGATTTCGGGATACATATGGAGTTTGTGAATTACAGGTGAGATATTAATTTGTCTGTAAAAAATAGGGTTACGGATTTCTACACGTACTCCGCGCCTGTGAAGGATTTTATTTCTTTAACAAAATTCCCAAGTATGATATATTATCGCCATGAAACATAAATAAGAGCTTGATAATTAATAGTCGGTTACAAATGAAAATAATGACTTGGTGGAATTCTCCAGATTTTATATCGCTTGCCAGCACCATTGCACAAATATTAGGTGCGGTCGTTGGAATAATAATTGTAACTTTGGGCATTCGCTCTTCTCAGCTCCAAGATATTGAGCAGCAACGTTCAAAGCTAAATATAGAGAACTCGAAGGTAGAGGCAGCGCGAGCTAACGAACGGGCCGCTGTGCTTGAAAAGGAAGCGGCTGTAGCAAGGCTGGAATTGGAAGTCCTCAAGGAAAAACAGGCTCCGTGGATCTTCTCTAATGAACAGCGCCGACTATTCAAAGACAGTTTAAAGAAATCGATTAAAACCAAGATTTCCCTGAGTTATGCGGATTCTGATCTACCACGTAGTGCCGACTTTGCTATGTCATTGAGACCCATTTTTCAAGAGGCCGGATATGAGGTTGACAGCGAAATCGGTCTATTTATGAATGCGAAGGCAACTCCACTGGAGGGGGTTCTAATTGAGTTTAGAGATGAGGCGGACAGAGAAAAGAGCCTCCAGCTTGTTTCAGCCTTCCTCAAGGTTGGTATCCCATGCAAATGGTACAAGGATAAGCCGGACGAGGCAAAGTTGCTTCCGTGGCTATCGGGCGTTATAACAGTCAGCGTAGGAAACAAGCCTAAGTGAAATCGAAATCATGCTACGGAGCCAATGCAGCCTTGCGTGGCTAAGGCGAACGTTAATTCCCAATCGAAACATTCAATCATGTCGTCTATTCAAGAAATGAGGACTTCTGTGAGAAATCTGCGACAATTCGAAAGAATGAGGCTTACGGATAAGCAGCTTGCCATCATCAATCGTACAAGAAGTATTTTCCCCATTGACCAATAGTAACTAATATGTTACCATTAAGCCAGATGACAAAATTGAAGATTGCTGAGTATATAACTGATGGGCATTCATTATTTGAGAAATGGTTTTCAGGCCTTGATGCAAATACTGCTGCAAAGGTTGCTTCCGCTTTATATAGAATGGAGCAGGGTAATTTATCAAATGTTAAATCAGCAGGGAAGGGCGTATTGGAATACAAAATTGATTTTGGGCCCGGGTACAGAATCTATTTCGGAATGGAGGGCAATGAACTGATTATATTGCTTGGAGGAGGCTCAAAAAAGACACAAGACAAAGACATTAAGAAGGCTCATGCGCTTTGGTTTCAATACAAGGCAAATAAAAAGGCTAAACATTAAGGAGGTTGTATGGCAATAACAAGAAGATTTCGTGAGACAATTTTTAAAAGAGTTGAAAAGGACTCCAAATTCCGCAGGCAGATGCTGATCGAGGCTGTTAATGAACTTCTCATCGGAGACCTTGAAGCAGGCAAGGCGATTCTTCGTGACTACATTAACGCAACGATTACTTTTCAGGGACTCGCAGGAAAGCTGAAAAAATCCAGCAAAAGTATTCATCGTATGCTTGGTCCTAATGGAAATCCGCGCGCTGAAAATATCATTGAAATTATTAAGATACTTCAAATGCATGAACGGATTTCCCTTCATGTGAGGGCAGAACTTTTAGCAGCGTGATTTTGATAATTAAAAGGAGTGTTATAAAACTTCTCTAAAACTGCCTTAAAAATCTCAGGTCGTTTTCAAAGAAAAGCCTGATGTCGTCAATCCCATATTTGAGCATGGTTATTCTCTCCACGCCCATGCCGAATGCAAAGCCGGTGAAGATTTCCGGATTGTATCCGACCATCTCAAAAACCCGCGGGTTTACCATGCCGGCTCCGAGTATCTCAAGCCATCCTGTTCCCTTGCACACCTGACAGCCCCTGCCTTCGCAGAATATGCATCCTATATCAACCTCTGCCGAAGGCTCTGTGAAAGGGAAAAAGCTCGGCCTGAACCTTACAGGAGTCTCAGGGCTGAACATCCTGTGGATGAATGTTTCAAGCACGCCTTTGAGGTCGCTGAAAGAGATATCCGTATCAACCATCAAGCCCTCAACCTGATGAAACATGGGTGTATGGGAAACATCAGCGTCGCACCTGTAAACCTTGCCCGGTGCAATGAATCTCAGAGGCGGTTTCTTTTTTTCCATGGTCCTTATCTGAACAGGAGAGGTGTGGGTCCTCAGCATCACGTCGTCCGTGATGTAGAATGTATCCTGCATGTCCCGTGCAGGGTGGTCTTTCGGCATGTTCAATGCTTCAAAGTTATAGTAATCAAGCTCAACCTGCGGTCCCTCTTCAATGCCAAAACCCATTGAAACAAAAATATCTTCAATCTCCCTAAGAACTTTATTTATCGGGTGTTCCCTGCCTGCAGGTGTGTATTTTCCGGGAAGTGTTACATCTATAGTCTCTGATGAGAGTCTCTTCTTAAGGTCTGCATTGCCCATAGCAGATTCTTTTGAGGCGATCTCGTTTTCAACGAATCCTTTAAGCTCATTTACCACTTTCCCAAAAGGCCGTTTTTCTTCAGCGGGTATTGTAGAAAGGTTTTTAAGCAGAGCTGTCAGCAGTCCCTTTTTCCCGAGGTATTTAATCCGCACCTGCTGAAGCTCAACTGTAGACGCAGCCTTAGCTAATTCACTGAGAAACGCCTTTTTGAAAGAGTCTGTGTCAAGCATTTGGTGAGCTGCCGCCTCTTTTATGCAGCAAGCTTTTTCTTAACGGACTCTGTGAGTTCGCTGAAGGCCTTTGGATCATTGTAAGCCATATCAGCCAATGCTTTCCTGTTTAGAGCAATCTTTGCCTTTTTGACCCCTGCAATAAATTGACTGTAAGTCAAACCTGCTGCCCTGACAGCCGCATTGATCCTTATAATCCAGAGAGACCTGAACTCGCGTTTTTTTACCTTGCGGTCCCTGTAAGCATATTGCAGCGCCTTGTCAACCGCTTCTGTTGCTATCCTGAATAGACGGCTCTTTGCGCTATAATAGCCCTTTGCCTGTTCAAGAACTTTCTTTCTTCTCTGTCTTGTTTTAAATCCACCTTTAGCCCTTGGCATTTTAATCCTCCCTCTCTGTAAGTGAAAAGTTAGAAGTTAAAAGTGAAAAGTTTAAAACTCTCAACTCATAACTTTCAACTCTTAACTTTATCTACATATATGGTAAAAGTTTTTTTATTTTGCTGTGCTCTGCTTTTGAAACGAGAGTCGCAGTCCTAAGCTTTCTTGTTCTTTTTGAGGGCTTGCCTGTAAGGATGTGGCTCTTATAAGCCTTGCTCCTCTTTATTTTCCCTGTGCCTGTAACCTTAAATCTCTTTGCCGCCCCTCTATGCGTTTTAATCTTTGGCATATTAATCCTCCTGTTTTTAGCATTGAGCGTGAAGCGTTATAGCGCCATAACGCGAAGAACGCTATAACGATTTTATTTGCTGCTCGGCCCAAGCACCATGGTAATATGATTACCTTCAAGTTTTTGCTTCATCTCTATATTAAACTTGCCGGGCAGCATCTGGGTCAACCTTTCGAAAACCATCAATCCAAGCTCCGGCCTTGCCATCTCTCTTCCCCTGAAGAACATCATCACCTTAGCCTTATGCCCTTCATCCAGAAAACGCCGTATATTCCTTACTTTCAACTCCAGATCGTGTATGCCTATCTGAGGCCTTATCTTTATCTCTTTTATGTCAATCTTTTTGCTCGGAGCCTGTTTTTTGCTCATCTGGTATTTATATTTACCAAAATCAAGCAGTTTGCATACCGGAGGATTTGCCTCAGGCGATACCTCCACCAGATCAAGTTCTTTTTGGTCAGCAAGTTCTAAAGCCTCTCTGACAGAAACAATCCCTGCCTGGTTGCCATCAGCGTCAATAAGCCTGACTTCCTTTGCCCTTATCTGTTCGTTTACCCTTATGTGTTTGCTTATACTTTCACCTCCGTTTTTATTTGTGAAACATAACGCCTTATGCGTACTGAATTATATACATTATATATTTAATGCCTGCTTCCTATTTCAGTCTTTATTATCTCTATAAGCTCGTCTATTGTAAACGGGCCCATGTTTTCACCATTGCGCTTTCTTACCGTCAGCTTGTTCTCAGCTGATTCTTTGTCGCCTATTATAACTAAATAAGGCACTTTTCTGATAGTGGCTTCTCTTATTTTATATCCGATTTTTTCGTTTTCAAGATTGGCCTCAATCCTGATACCGTTAAGCTTTAAGGCATCAGCAGTTTTTAGCGCATAAGCGGAATGTCTTTCTGAAATTGTGAGTATTCCAATCTGAACGGGCGCAAGCCATAATGGGAATGCACCGGCGTAATGCTCTATGAGAATTCCGAAAAACCTTTCAAGCGAGCCCATAAGGGCGCGGTGGATCATTATAGGCCTGTGGTCTTTCCCGTCGCTTCCCCTGTAAGTAACATCAAACCTCTCCGGGTTGTTAAAGTCAACCTGAATTGTGCTGCACTGCCAGGACCTGTTCAATGAGTCTTTTATCTTTATGTCGATCTTCGGGCCGTAAAAAACGCCTTCGCCCGGGTCTACCCGGTATGACAGCCCTTTTTTATCAAGCGCCTGTTTCAGTGCGTTTGTTGAGCTTTCCCAGTTTTCAAGTGTCCCGACATATTTCTCGGGCCTGGTTGAAAGGTAAACATCATATGAATCAAAGCCGAATGTCTTAAGAATAAAAAGCGTGAAGTCCAGGATGCTCGATATCTCGCTTTCTATCTGGTCTTCCCTACAGAATATGTGCGCGTCATCCTGTGTAAAACCTCTGACCCTCAAGAGTCCGTGAAGCACGCCTGAACGCTCATATCTGTAAACTGTTCCAAGCTCTGCATACCTGATTGGAAGTTCCCTGTAACTTCTGAGAGAACTTTTGTAGATGCTTGTATGGAACGGACAGTTCATTGGTTTGAGTTCATATTCTATGCCATCTATTTCCATCGGTGAATACATATTTTCTCTGTAGAAATCAAGATGCCCGCTCCTCTGCCAGAGGTTAAGCTTTGCTATGTGCGGTGAATAGAGGAGATTATAACCGGCTTTGTAATGTTCATCTCTCCAGAAATCTTCTATGGTTTTTCTTATAATTGCGCCGTTAGGATGCCAGAGGATTAATCCCGGCCCGATATCTTCGCTGATGCTGAAAAGGTCCAGTTCTTTGCCGAGTTTTCTATGGTCTCTTTTCTTGACCTCTTCAAGAAAGACAAGGTAATCCTTTAGAGACTTTTCATCAGCAAATGCAGTTCCGTATATCCGTTGTAACATCTTGTTCTTTTCGCTTCCGCGCCAGTATGCGCCGGCAATGCTGAGCAGCTTGAACGCCTTAATAAACCCCGTTGCCGGAACGTGGGGGCCCCTGCACAGATCAACAAATCCTCCCTCTTCATATACGGATACTTTATCATCCGCAATCTCCGAGAGAAGCTCTACCTTGTAATCCTCGCCCATCTTTTTAAACAACACTATCGCATCTTTTCTTGGTAGAGTTTTTCTTGTAAACTGGTTATCTTTTTTTATTAGTTCTTTCATTTTGTTTTCTATCAAAACAAGGTCTTCCGGTGTAAACGGCCGGTCTATATCAAAATCGTAATAAAAACCCTCGTCCGTTGCCGGGCCTATTGCGAGTTTAACGGCAGGAAATATTTCTTTTACAGCATGCGCCATGATGTGTGAGGCGCTGTGCCTGTAAATCTCCCTTCCTTCGGGCGAGTTAAAGTTGACAGCGTTAATTTTAATCTTAATCTCCTTTAAAATTCAAAACAAGTCTATAGTGAAAATCAGTGAATAATATACAAGAACTATATAGTTACAGTCAATAAATGGGGAGTGTTGTTCTTTTAGAACTTCCCAGAGAGTCCCAATAAATAAAAAAGGGAAACAGAGATTCTGTGTCCCCCTTTTATTTTATTGTTTTATGGAAGACCCTACATTTCCTTAAGAGTAACTGCCCCTGTTGGACAGACGCTTACACAGGTTTCACAACCCTCGCATAGGTCTGCCTGATAAGGGTCTGCCTTTCCGCCCTCCATCTTAAATACTGCAACAGGACAATTGTTAACGCATTCCTCGCATCCTTCGCACTTATCCGCATCTACTGTTACAAGCCACATTAAAACTTCACCTCCTTAACAAATTTTGGTTGTTCAAAACTTTCTTTTATTGGTCTTCTTGAATTGGGAGAACCCTTGTAATAATAAAATAAAATCGGATAAAAAATCCACCAGTTTTTATAGGTATGTCAAATTAAAAGGGCTTCTTTTATTCAAAGAAGCCCTTTTAATGAGGTCATAGTGAGAATGCTTTTCAGTGCTCTATCTCAACGCCTGCTGTTTCTTCCCTCACTGTTATTGCAATCTTATAAAGTATTGTTAACACCAGAAATCCTGCAGCCCACACCCCAATTGAAATCAGTGTCTCAGGAAGCGTTGGCCAGTACTCTGTTACCGTCTCGAACATGTTAGGAACAAATCCGCCGATGATGAGGCCGAATCCCTTGTCAATCCACAGTGATATAAAGACCATAGCGCTGGCTATGGCAAGGGTTGATTCATTCCTCCTTACGGCAGGGAATATCAGAAGAGCAATTGAGGCAATAGCCAGTATCACTGAG from Nitrospirota bacterium includes these protein-coding regions:
- the rpmI gene encoding 50S ribosomal protein L35 produces the protein MPKIKTHRGAAKRFKVTGTGKIKRSKAYKSHILTGKPSKRTRKLRTATLVSKAEHSKIKKLLPYM
- a CDS encoding translation initiation factor IF-3, with protein sequence MSKHIRVNEQIRAKEVRLIDADGNQAGIVSVREALELADQKELDLVEVSPEANPPVCKLLDFGKYKYQMSKKQAPSKKIDIKEIKIRPQIGIHDLELKVRNIRRFLDEGHKAKVMMFFRGREMARPELGLMVFERLTQMLPGKFNIEMKQKLEGNHITMVLGPSSK
- a CDS encoding 4Fe-4S binding protein gives rise to the protein MWLVTVDADKCEGCEECVNNCPVAVFKMEGGKADPYQADLCEGCETCVSVCPTGAVTLKEM
- the thrS gene encoding threonine--tRNA ligase — encoded protein: MLKEIKIKINAVNFNSPEGREIYRHSASHIMAHAVKEIFPAVKLAIGPATDEGFYYDFDIDRPFTPEDLVLIENKMKELIKKDNQFTRKTLPRKDAIVLFKKMGEDYKVELLSEIADDKVSVYEEGGFVDLCRGPHVPATGFIKAFKLLSIAGAYWRGSEKNKMLQRIYGTAFADEKSLKDYLVFLEEVKKRDHRKLGKELDLFSISEDIGPGLILWHPNGAIIRKTIEDFWRDEHYKAGYNLLYSPHIAKLNLWQRSGHLDFYRENMYSPMEIDGIEYELKPMNCPFHTSIYKSSLRSYRELPIRYAELGTVYRYERSGVLHGLLRVRGFTQDDAHIFCREDQIESEISSILDFTLFILKTFGFDSYDVYLSTRPEKYVGTLENWESSTNALKQALDKKGLSYRVDPGEGVFYGPKIDIKIKDSLNRSWQCSTIQVDFNNPERFDVTYRGSDGKDHRPIMIHRALMGSLERFFGILIEHYAGAFPLWLAPVQIGILTISERHSAYALKTADALKLNGIRIEANLENEKIGYKIREATIRKVPYLVIIGDKESAENKLTVRKRNGENMGPFTIDELIEIIKTEIGSRH
- a CDS encoding type II toxin-antitoxin system RelE/ParE family toxin, coding for MTKLKIAEYITDGHSLFEKWFSGLDANTAAKVASALYRMEQGNLSNVKSAGKGVLEYKIDFGPGYRIYFGMEGNELIILLGGGSKKTQDKDIKKAHALWFQYKANKKAKH
- a CDS encoding transcriptional regulator, which produces MAITRRFRETIFKRVEKDSKFRRQMLIEAVNELLIGDLEAGKAILRDYINATITFQGLAGKLKKSSKSIHRMLGPNGNPRAENIIEIIKILQMHERISLHVRAELLAA
- the rplT gene encoding 50S ribosomal protein L20 produces the protein MPRAKGGFKTRQRRKKVLEQAKGYYSAKSRLFRIATEAVDKALQYAYRDRKVKKREFRSLWIIRINAAVRAAGLTYSQFIAGVKKAKIALNRKALADMAYNDPKAFSELTESVKKKLAA
- the pheS gene encoding phenylalanine--tRNA ligase subunit alpha, which encodes MLDTDSFKKAFLSELAKAASTVELQQVRIKYLGKKGLLTALLKNLSTIPAEEKRPFGKVVNELKGFVENEIASKESAMGNADLKKRLSSETIDVTLPGKYTPAGREHPINKVLREIEDIFVSMGFGIEEGPQVELDYYNFEALNMPKDHPARDMQDTFYITDDVMLRTHTSPVQIRTMEKKKPPLRFIAPGKVYRCDADVSHTPMFHQVEGLMVDTDISFSDLKGVLETFIHRMFSPETPVRFRPSFFPFTEPSAEVDIGCIFCEGRGCQVCKGTGWLEILGAGMVNPRVFEMVGYNPEIFTGFAFGMGVERITMLKYGIDDIRLFFENDLRFLRQF